One Fusarium poae strain DAOMC 252244 chromosome 4, whole genome shotgun sequence DNA window includes the following coding sequences:
- a CDS encoding hypothetical protein (TransMembrane:5 (o39-59i86-105o160-180i200-221o233-257i)~BUSCO:17005at5125) produces MDNDDTNMGSTGFQFQANSTSKWDNELKFAAAGSVRTSIIVLAVFNLVVAFAVTLVILLRSWRTLKRAESWDFRSSWFRLVQGRDIYPFVLSIGIVTQGIVYATAQAKGLESLMILECAMVSQMMLPGNFLYCSIYPAVRPSEFCFASLVSFLHRYDTGIFGSLLTIIILVIVECGIICFKLHTGARMDVTERDEASRMVYYMIIAVISYTLQITFFYNTAFHDPGAAGDASMQLSIIGTVVMNMSGFLLGCLYLFLRSSKSPTGCLDDDIEASRSFKKWTDDQDQEPATPLSAMPGMVHKSNSREDLMMNDRVEDKVFGARKDFLKGGLKPLRLGSMRNSGDLPTAPKPVRTSSKESIKNFKRSMYSIFPKPEPPKSPILLPTTFYKGPTLKAAPEPPSLADLLAPPALRLPDRRLRSSGASALSTATVQIGLRLSNIGGDMSPTKSEPKQDTNRVEELDCPNSTVRFFPRKTSPLAIAIVDVPGEGTRYQIQDNFENDLSEKELPPVPLSAGMATPPETTLSSAVYSPQESTPGPSSHKPNKSSAGYIAAMGQELKQIRGEDHGFKKFQENMGRTLEGRG; encoded by the exons ATGGACAACGACGACACAAACATGGGCTCGACGGGCTTTCAGTTCCAGGCAAACTCAACATCAAAATGGGATAACGAACTCAAGTTTGCTGCAGCTGGCTCGGTCCGCACCTCAATCATCGTTCTGGCTGTTTTCAACTTGGTGGTGGCATTTGCGGTTACTCTCGTCATACTCTTGAGATCGTGGAGGACACTAAAACGTGCTGAATCGTGGGACTTTAG GTCTTCTTGGTTCCGACTTGTCCAGGGACGAGACATTTACCCTTTCGTCCTATCTATCGGCATCGTAACTCAGGGAATTGTGTATGCTACTGCTCAAGCCAAGGGACTCGAATCACTCATGATCCTCGAGTGTGCCATGGTCTCACAAATGATGCTTCCAGGCAA CTTTCTTTATTGCTCCATTTATCCAGCTG TTCGCCCATCAGAATTTTGCTTTGCAAGCCTAGTGTCTTTCCTTCATCGATATGACACCGGAATCTTCGGATCTTTGCTCACTATCATCATCCTTGTCATAGTCGAGTGCGGTATAATTTGCTTCAAACTTCATACCGGAGCCAGGATGGATGTCACTGAAAGGGATGAGGCATCTCGTATGGTCTATTACATGATCATCGCTGTTATTTCCTAC ACTCTGCAAATAACTTTCTTTTACAATACAGCGTTCCATGACCCGGGAGCAGCTGGAGATGCCTCAATGCAACTATCCATTATCGGAACAGTTGTGATGAACATGTCGGGATTTCTGCTTGGCTGCTTGTATCTTTTCCTTCGATCGAGTAAATCTCCGACTGGATGCTTGGATGACGACATCGAGGCATCTCGAAGTTTCAAGAAATGGACTGATGACCAGGATCAAGAACCCGCAACACCTCTCTCAGCAATGCCCGGAATGGTCCATAAGTCCAACAGCAGGGAAGACCTGATGATGAACGACAGGGTGGAAGACAAGGTATTTGGCGCACGCAAGGACTTCCTCAAAGGTGGCTTGAAGCCCCTACGCTTGGGAAGCATGCGCAACTCGGGTGATCTACCGACGGCGCCAAAACCTGTACGAACATCGTCGAAGGAGTCTATTAAGAACTTCAAGCGAAGCATGTACAGCATCTTCCCTAAACCCGAGCCACCCAAATCACCCATCCTGTTACCAACAACGTTCTACAAGGGTCCAACACTTAAAGCAGCGCCTGAACCCCCATCTTTAGCCGATCTTCTCGCACCACCAGCCCTTCGTCTACCTGATAGGAGACTCCGATCCAGTGGTGCTTCAGCACTCTCCACTGCAACGGTGCAGATTGGCCTGCGACTCTCCAATATTGGTGGTGACATGAGCCCTACCAAGTCCGAACCCAAACAAGACACAAACCGCGTGGAAGAACTCGACTGCCCCAACAGCACAGTGAGATTCTTCCCAAGGAAAACAAGTCCACTCGCTATCGCTATTGTCGATGTTCCTGGCGAAGGCACTAGATATCAGATCCAAGACAACTTCGAAAATGACCTCTCTGAGAAAGAACTTCCACCTGTCCCCCTGAGTGCGGGCATGGCTACACCTCCAGAGACCACTCTCAGCTCGGCTGTGTACAGCCCACAGGAGTCAACACCTGGCCCATCCTCGCACAAGCCCAATAAGTCATCA GCAGGTTACATAGCCGCCATGGGTCAAGAGCTGAAGCAGATACGGGGAGAGGACCATGGATTTAAAAAGTTTCAGGAAAATATGGGTAGGACCCTCGAAgggcgaggatga
- a CDS encoding hypothetical protein (TransMembrane:5 (o24-48i55-75o95-112i133-153o165-186i)~BUSCO:54028at5125) translates to MADDSTPLASLSVTHVYYDPEDHLSLVCAYLALLPQALCVVYATLVLFTREVEVALMFLGQLACEVLNFALKRLIKEERPRRIHGKGYGMPSSHAQFVAFWSVSLALFLLVRHKPPRVLKGRAGSGVHRPWSVVERVAMSVAGMAIAAATAWSRVYLNYHTPKQVVIGCAAGAVSATGWFIIVAIVRQTGWLGWALETPLARVFRVRDLVVEEDMCQAGWEKWEERRVASQTTKNR, encoded by the exons ATGGCCGACGATTCTACTCCCCTCGCTTCCCTCTCAGTCACCCATGTCTACTAT GACCCCGAAGATCACCTCTCGCTCGTATGCGCCTACCTCGCTCTCCTCCCCCAAGCGCTCTGCGTCGTCTATGCTACACTCGTGCTCTTCACCCGCGAGGTCGAAGTTGCCCTCATGTTCCTGGGTCAACTCGCCTGCGAAGTCCTCAACTTTGCTTTGAAGCGTCTCATCAAGGAAGAACGACCGCGTCGTATACATGGCAAAGGCTATGGCATGCCCAGCTCCCACGCCCAGTTTGTTGCTTTCTGGAGCGTCTCCCTTGCGCTGTTCCTGCTCGTGCGTCACAAGCCTCCTCGAGTGCTAAAGGGCCGTGCAGGGAGCGGTGTGCACCGACCATGGAGTGTCGTCGAAAGGGTGGCAATGAGTGTGGCTGGCATGGCCATTGCGGCGGCGACGGCATGGAGTAGGGTATATCTCAACTATCACACCCCAAAGCAGGTCGTTATAGGTTGTGCCGCTGGCGCTGTGAGTGCAACCGGGTGGTTTATCATCGTTGCTATTGTGCGGCAGACGGGCTGGTTGGGTTGGGCCCTGGAGACGCCTTTGGCAAGAGTCTTTCGAGTTCGTGATTTGGTAGTGGAAGAGGACATGTGTCAGGCGGGCTGGGAAAAATGGGAGGAGCGAAGAGTCGCTTCTCAAACTACCAAAAACAGATAG
- a CDS encoding hypothetical protein (BUSCO:25626at5125) — MDESDDPRFMELGSLEAIYPEIRRLDARDPFTFEIDLPVEPAAPVTVTFPAASAPAHTGLTTPTQTAENIQPEVDSLKVSYLPSLRLRVRLPEGYPVDAAPEVQVSTTPQWLTEETIKRLQDDGPRLWDEIGRDMVAFTYIDHIQRAAEDVFGTISPEGTLQVDPEHKLAVLDHDIKAKKAAFEKETFECGVCLDPKKGTKCHKMLDCGHIFCIQCLQDFYNDAINEGNLSTVRCLSPNCAKERATAKQAKKSKVAVSPSELLQIGLSEEMVKRYVTLKYKTELESDKNTIYCPRQWCNGAARSKRHKKPEGLDFAETSDVESGKEEEEKAENDSGTTTKKKKNKDRFSKADLLAICEDCGFAFCGQCHQSWHGEFVRCAPRRDKEEVSEEEKASLEYLQLHTSPCPTCNAPAQKTHGCNHMICSRCDTHFCYLCSSWLDPVNPYQHYNQLAGGKVTSCYMRLWELEGGDGDDVGLGFIGGRGAGADPPPALNDIELLPEVIESDDSDGEEEVDARDNNRQLGGQGQGQGIEIAREGPLVIRLVDNQARDARRAIPPAAPDAPQHPAGRGHRGPPRGVAGRGRGAGGAGRGGGGAAVGRGGGGPRGGGAANHQRENHRLHQLQQANGLDPAQEAWVRRFVQMALNDEEDLVEGDSDDEDGNWIIR; from the exons ATGGACGAAAGCGATGATCCTCGTTTCATGGAGCTTGGCTCCCTTGAGGCCATATATCCCGAGATTCGTCGCCTTGACGCACGAGACCCTTTCACCTTTGAAATAGATCTCCCTGTTGAGCCTGCCGCTCCGGTTACTGTTACTTTTCCAGCAGCATCTGCACCCGCTCACACTGGACTCACAACCCCTACTCAAACTGCCGAGAATATTCAGCCTGAAGTTGACTCACTCAAAGTCTCGTACCTCCCGTCATTGCGGTTGAGAGTTCGTTTGCCAGAGGGCTACCCTGTAGATGCGGCACCCGAGGTTCAGGTATCGACAACACCACAGTGGCTAACCGAGGAAACAATAAAAAGACTCCAAGATGATGGGCCACGTTTATGGGATGAGATCGGTCGTGATATGGTTGCGTTCACTTACATCGACCACATCCAACGCGCCGCCGAGGATGTCTTTGGAACTATCAGTCCCGAGGGAACACTTCAGGTCGACCCCGAGCATAAACTCGCTGTGTTGGATCACGATATAAAAGCCAAAAAGGCAGCATTTGAAAAGGAAACATTCGAGTGTGGCGTCTGTCTCG ATCCCAAAAAGGGTACCAAATGTCACAAGATGTTGGACTGTGGCCACATATTCTGCATACAGTGTTTGCAGGATTTCTACAACGATGCAATCAACGAGGGCAACCTGTCCACTGTCCGGTGTCTCAGTCCCAACTGCGCAAAGGAACGGGCAACAGCTAAACAAGCAAAGAAAAGCAAAGTTGCTGTTAGCCCCAGTGAGCTTCTCCAGATTGGTCTATCCGAGGAGATGGTTAAGCGTTACGTTACGCTCAAGTATAAGACAGAGCTTGAGTCTGATAAAAACACGATATACTGCCCGCGGCAGTGGTGCAACGGAGCAGCTCGGTCAAAACGCCATAAGAAGCCGGAGGGCTTGGATTTTGCCGAGACTTCCGATGTTGAATCAGgcaaagaggaggaagaaaaagcAGAAAACGATTCTGGCACCACAactaagaagaagaagaacaaagacCGGTTCAGCAAGGCTGATCTTCTGGCCATCTGCGAAGATTGTGGCTTCGCCTTCTGCGGCCAGTGTCACCAATCGTGGCACGGAGAATTTGTTCGCTGCGCACCACGGCGTGATAAAGAAGAAGTGAGCGAAGAGGAAAAGGCCTCGCTCGAGTATCTTCAGCTTCACACAAGTCCATGCCCAACATGCAATGCCCCTGCACAAAAGACACATGGCTGCAACCACATGATTTGCTCACGATGCGACACTCACTTCTGCTACCTATGCTCTTCATGGCTCGATCCTGTAAATCCTTACCAACATTACAATCAGCTGGCTGGCGGGAAAGTTACTTCCTGCTATATGCGGCTGTGGGAGCTTGAAGGTGGCGATGGCGACGATGTCGGCTTGGGGTTCATTGGTGGCCGTGGCGCAGGAGCGGATCCTCCACCAGCACTAAATGAtattgagcttctgccagaagtCATCGAGTCCGACGATAGTGATGGCGAGGAAGAGGTTGACGCTCGTGATAATAACAGACAGCTTGGcggccaaggtcaaggccaagggatAGAAATTGCCCGCGAGGGGCCTCTTGTGATTCGACTTGTCGACAATCAAGCTCGAGACGCTCGTAGAGCTATCCCTCCAGCTGCTCCCGACGCACCACAGCACCCAGCTGGCCGAGGGCATCGTGGCCCACCTCGAGGCGTTGCGGGTCGAGGCCGCGGCGCAGGAGGGGCTGGGagaggaggtggaggagcgGCAGTTGGAAGGGGAGGCGGAGGACCTCGTGGCGGAGGAGCTGCCAATCATCAGCGGGAAAACCATCGACTACATCAACTTCAGCAGGCAAATGGCCTTGATCCAGCACAGGAGGCATGGGTTCGACGGTTCGTACAGATGGCTCTCAATGACGAGGAGGATCTGGTTGAAGGCGACtcagatgacgaggatggtAATTGGATTATTCGATGA